From the Pseudomonas sp. SORT22 genome, one window contains:
- the fleQ gene encoding transcriptional regulator FleQ, whose translation MWRETKILLIDDDSARRRDLAVVLNFLGEENLPCSSHDWQQVVESLSSSREVLCVLIGTVNAPASLMGLLKTVAGWDEFLPVLLLGEISSAELPDDLRRRVLSNLEMPPSYSKLLDSLHRAQVYREMYDQARERGRQREPNLFRSLVGTSRAIQHVRQMMQQVADTDASVLILGESGTGKEVVARNLHYHSKRREAPFVPVNCGAIPAELLESELFGHEKGAFTGAITSRAGRFELANGGTLFLDEIGDMPLPMQVKLLRVLQERTFERVGSNKTQSIDVRIIAATHKNLESMIEVGTFREDLYYRLNVFPIEMAPLRERVEDIPLLMNELISRMEHEKRGSIRFNSAAIMSLCRHGWPGNVRELANLVERMAIMHPYGVIGVSELPKKFRYVDDEDEQLVDSLRSDLEERVAINGHTPNFASHAMLPPEGLDLKDYLGGLEQGLIQQALDDANGIVARAAERLRIRRTTLVEKMRKYGMSRREGDEQAED comes from the coding sequence ATGTGGCGTGAAACCAAAATTCTCCTGATCGATGACGATAGCGCTCGCCGCCGTGATCTGGCGGTAGTGTTGAATTTTCTTGGCGAAGAAAATCTGCCCTGCTCGAGCCATGACTGGCAGCAGGTTGTCGAGTCGTTGTCATCCAGTCGTGAAGTGCTCTGTGTCCTGATCGGGACCGTGAATGCTCCGGCAAGTCTGATGGGCTTGCTTAAGACAGTGGCTGGATGGGATGAGTTCCTTCCGGTTCTGCTTCTGGGCGAAATTTCTTCTGCCGAGCTGCCGGACGACCTGCGCCGTCGCGTACTCTCCAACCTCGAAATGCCGCCGAGCTACAGCAAATTGCTCGATTCGCTGCACCGTGCCCAGGTCTATCGCGAGATGTACGACCAGGCCCGCGAGCGCGGCCGCCAGCGCGAACCCAATCTGTTCCGCAGCCTGGTCGGCACCAGTCGGGCGATCCAGCACGTGCGCCAGATGATGCAGCAAGTGGCCGATACCGACGCCAGCGTGCTGATCCTCGGTGAGTCGGGCACCGGCAAGGAGGTGGTTGCGCGTAACCTGCACTACCACTCCAAGCGCCGCGAAGCGCCGTTCGTGCCGGTCAACTGCGGGGCGATTCCGGCCGAGCTGCTGGAAAGCGAACTGTTCGGCCACGAGAAGGGTGCCTTTACCGGGGCGATTACCAGCCGTGCCGGGCGTTTCGAGCTGGCCAACGGCGGCACCCTGTTCCTCGACGAGATCGGCGACATGCCGTTGCCGATGCAGGTCAAGCTGCTGCGCGTGCTGCAGGAACGCACCTTCGAGCGCGTGGGTAGCAACAAGACCCAGAGCATCGATGTACGCATCATCGCCGCGACCCACAAGAACCTCGAAAGCATGATCGAGGTGGGGACCTTTCGCGAAGACCTGTACTACCGCCTCAACGTCTTCCCTATCGAGATGGCCCCGCTGCGCGAGCGCGTCGAGGACATCCCGCTGCTGATGAACGAGCTGATCTCGCGCATGGAGCACGAGAAGCGCGGTTCGATCCGCTTCAACTCGGCCGCGATCATGTCGCTGTGCCGGCACGGCTGGCCGGGCAACGTCCGCGAGCTGGCCAACCTGGTCGAGCGCATGGCGATCATGCACCCGTACGGGGTGATCGGCGTGTCGGAGCTGCCGAAGAAATTCCGCTACGTCGACGACGAAGACGAGCAACTGGTCGACAGCCTGCGCTCGGACCTCGAAGAGCGCGTGGCCATCAACGGCCATACGCCGAACTTCGCCAGCCACGCGATGCTGCCGCCTGAAGGCCTGGACCTCAAGGACTACCTCGGTGGCCTGGAGCAGGGCCTGATCCAGCAGGCGCTGGATGATGCCAACGGTATCGTCGCCCGCGCTGCCGAGCGCCTGCGCATTCGTCGCACCACCCTGGTGGAGAAGATGCGCAAGTACGGCATGAGCCGCCGCGAAGGGGATGAACAGGCGGAGGATTGA
- a CDS encoding flagellar protein FliT yields MSVVLERIEQTREALLGALASRDWEAISELDVSCRLCVDDVLAEASVDELTLRSKLEELLGVYKELIEVASGERQSIVDEMTQIRQAKNAAKVYHLFS; encoded by the coding sequence ATGAGTGTCGTGCTCGAACGTATCGAACAAACCCGCGAGGCATTGCTGGGTGCCCTGGCCAGTCGTGACTGGGAGGCGATCAGCGAGCTCGACGTCAGTTGCCGTCTGTGCGTGGACGATGTGCTGGCCGAAGCGTCGGTGGATGAGCTGACGCTGCGCAGCAAGCTCGAGGAGTTGCTGGGCGTCTACAAGGAATTAATTGAAGTTGCAAGTGGGGAGCGTCAATCAATAGTCGATGAGATGACGCAGATCCGACAAGCCAAAAACGCGGCAAAGGTATACCATTTGTTCAGCTGA
- the fliS gene encoding flagellar export chaperone FliS produces the protein MNPMLALRQYQKVNGVAQTSVASPHRLVQMLMQGGLDRIAQAKGAMARNDVAQRGILIGKAIGIVGGLREGLDLENHADSLTDLDNLYSYMSKRLVEANVQNDPEILNEVARLLITVKEGWDAIGDQLADA, from the coding sequence ATGAATCCGATGTTGGCCCTTCGGCAGTACCAGAAAGTCAACGGCGTGGCCCAGACCTCCGTGGCCAGCCCGCATCGTCTGGTGCAGATGTTGATGCAGGGCGGTCTTGATCGCATTGCCCAGGCCAAGGGTGCCATGGCGCGTAACGACGTGGCCCAGCGCGGCATCCTGATCGGCAAGGCAATCGGTATTGTCGGCGGTTTGCGTGAAGGCCTGGACCTGGAAAACCACGCCGATTCGCTGACCGACCTGGATAACCTGTATTCGTACATGAGCAAGCGCCTGGTCGAGGCGAACGTGCAGAACGATCCGGAAATCCTCAACGAAGTGGCGCGCCTGCTGATTACCGTCAAGGAAGGCTGGGACGCGATCGGCGATCAACTCGCCGACGCCTAG
- the fliD gene encoding flagellar filament capping protein FliD codes for MASTILPSVGLGSGVDINKIVDVLVKADTGPKANQIKRQTANNTAMLSGVASLKSALSVYQEAMKKLNDPKAPAFSAYTATSSSDTTVKATSNNKAVPGTYTVLVDKLATASKVASQNFTGGASTSIPEGDLTITQDGVVHTVKVGAGATLQSVRDSINSSLAEQGITANIVNGKDGSRLVFSSTKTGKGTDISVDGIAELKINGTTKMNGDGAGYIDGLAQDAELSIDGLKVTSKSNTVDGAISGMSLELLQVTAADKPIKVTVGENTAGLKASVQNFVDAYNTLVKAANSLTAVSKDADGKTVLGPLTNDPTTRSMLSDLRKQLATESGSGRLTTLSQLGINTAKDGTLEFNSTKYDAAMKDKKLGPDVQELFTGTEGVFAHMTKAVEPYLQTGGILDTRKAGLDKLQKDLDNQQLALDRRITSLTESLTKRYVAMDTLVGKLEAQRKNIASMFASIEAQQKNS; via the coding sequence ATGGCGAGTACAATTTTACCGAGTGTCGGTCTGGGTTCCGGGGTAGACATCAACAAGATCGTTGATGTGCTTGTCAAGGCGGACACCGGTCCCAAGGCGAACCAGATCAAACGCCAGACCGCCAACAACACGGCCATGCTTTCCGGGGTAGCGTCGCTCAAGAGTGCGCTTTCTGTTTACCAGGAAGCGATGAAAAAGCTCAACGATCCGAAGGCGCCAGCCTTCAGTGCCTACACCGCGACCTCCAGCAGTGACACCACGGTCAAGGCCACGTCGAACAACAAGGCGGTGCCCGGTACCTACACCGTTCTGGTCGACAAGCTGGCGACCGCGTCCAAGGTGGCCAGCCAGAACTTTACCGGCGGGGCCAGCACTTCGATCCCTGAAGGCGACCTGACCATTACCCAGGATGGCGTGGTCCACACTGTGAAGGTGGGGGCGGGTGCGACCTTGCAATCGGTTCGCGACTCGATCAACTCATCGCTTGCCGAGCAGGGCATCACTGCCAACATCGTCAATGGCAAGGACGGCTCGCGCCTGGTCTTCAGCTCGACCAAGACCGGTAAAGGTACCGATATTTCGGTCGACGGTATCGCCGAGCTGAAGATCAACGGTACTACCAAAATGAACGGTGATGGGGCCGGCTACATCGACGGCCTCGCCCAGGACGCCGAGCTGAGCATCGACGGCCTGAAGGTTACCAGCAAGTCCAATACCGTCGACGGCGCAATCAGTGGCATGAGCCTGGAGCTGCTGCAGGTTACTGCCGCAGACAAGCCTATCAAGGTAACGGTCGGTGAAAACACTGCCGGCCTGAAGGCCTCGGTGCAGAACTTTGTCGATGCCTACAACACCCTGGTCAAGGCGGCCAACAGCCTGACGGCGGTGTCCAAGGACGCTGATGGCAAGACTGTGCTCGGGCCGCTGACCAACGATCCGACCACGCGCTCGATGCTGTCGGACTTGCGCAAGCAACTGGCGACCGAGTCGGGCAGTGGTCGTCTGACCACCCTCAGCCAGCTGGGCATTAACACGGCAAAGGACGGTACCCTGGAGTTCAACTCCACCAAGTACGATGCCGCGATGAAGGACAAGAAGCTCGGCCCGGACGTGCAGGAGCTGTTCACCGGCACTGAAGGCGTGTTCGCGCACATGACCAAGGCGGTCGAGCCGTACCTGCAGACAGGTGGCATCCTCGACACCCGCAAGGCTGGCCTGGACAAGCTGCAAAAGGACCTCGACAACCAGCAGCTGGCCCTGGACCGGCGCATCACTTCGCTGACCGAATCCCTGACCAAGCGCTACGTGGCCATGGATACCCTGGTGGGCAAGCTCGAAGCCCAGCGCAAGAACATCGCCTCGATGTTCGCCTCGATCGAGGCGCAGCAGAAAAACTCCTGA
- a CDS encoding flagellar protein FlaG, with protein MDMSVKLNLSYPTVKPVEPTTERPAAKPVAAVEAITPVKEATDKGLSEAEKVKNAVKDIEKFLASSRRNLEFSTDEESGRIIVKVIASETGELIRQLPSEEALKIAHSLSDVNSLLFNAKA; from the coding sequence ATGGATATGAGCGTCAAGCTGAACCTGTCTTACCCGACGGTGAAGCCGGTCGAGCCGACCACCGAACGCCCTGCGGCCAAGCCTGTAGCGGCAGTTGAAGCCATCACGCCAGTCAAGGAAGCTACCGACAAGGGGCTGTCCGAAGCTGAGAAGGTCAAGAACGCGGTCAAGGATATCGAGAAATTCCTTGCTTCATCGCGACGTAACCTTGAATTTTCCACGGATGAAGAATCCGGCCGAATTATAGTTAAAGTCATCGCCAGCGAGACCGGAGAGCTGATCCGCCAACTTCCTTCGGAAGAGGCGTTGAAGATCGCTCACAGTCTGAGCGATGTAAACAGCCTGCTGTTCAACGCCAAGGCCTGA
- a CDS encoding flagellin domain-containing protein, with product MALTVNTNTTSLGVQKNLNRASDALSTSMSRLSSGLKINSAKDDAAGLQISTRMTSQIRGQTMAIKNANDGISIAQTAEGAMQEQVNILQRMRELALQSRNDSNDSTNRTSLDNEFKQMSAELTRIAQSTQLNGKNLLDGSASTMTFQVGSNTGGENQISIDLSAKFLASDLGITSAITIAGSDSTTAQTNFSAAMGAIDSALAKIGTARADLGAVQNRMTSTINNLQNINENAEAARGRVQDTDFAAETAQMTKQQTLQQASTSVLAQANQLPSAVLKLLG from the coding sequence ATGGCATTAACCGTTAACACCAACACTACCTCCCTGGGCGTTCAGAAGAACCTGAACCGCGCTTCCGACGCTCTGAGCACCTCGATGAGCCGTCTGTCCTCCGGCCTGAAAATCAACAGCGCCAAAGACGACGCCGCCGGCCTGCAGATCTCTACCCGTATGACCTCGCAGATCCGCGGTCAGACCATGGCAATCAAAAACGCCAACGACGGTATCTCGATCGCCCAGACCGCTGAAGGCGCGATGCAAGAGCAGGTCAACATCCTGCAGCGTATGCGTGAACTGGCTCTGCAATCGCGAAACGACTCGAACGATTCGACTAACCGTACCTCGCTGGACAACGAGTTCAAGCAGATGTCTGCGGAACTGACTCGTATCGCCCAGTCCACCCAGCTGAACGGCAAAAACCTGCTGGACGGTTCGGCTAGCACCATGACCTTCCAGGTTGGTTCCAACACTGGCGGCGAAAACCAGATCAGCATCGACCTGAGCGCCAAGTTCCTGGCCAGCGACCTGGGTATCACCAGCGCCATCACCATCGCCGGTAGCGACAGCACCACTGCCCAGACCAACTTCTCGGCTGCCATGGGCGCGATCGACTCCGCTCTGGCGAAGATCGGTACCGCTCGTGCTGACCTGGGTGCGGTGCAGAACCGTATGACCAGCACCATCAACAACCTGCAAAACATCAACGAGAACGCTGAAGCTGCTCGTGGTCGCGTACAAGATACCGACTTCGCCGCTGAAACTGCTCAGATGACCAAGCAGCAAACTCTGCAACAAGCTTCGACTTCGGTTCTGGCCCAGGCCAACCAACTGCCGTCGGCTGTACTGAAGCTGCTGGGCTAA
- a CDS encoding ketoacyl-ACP synthase III: MIGIKSIASYVPVEGVDNYAQGAKFAKDQEFILGKIGSTFLPRKDAGQETSDLCVEAVKALFAANPSLVPESIDALIVVTQNGDEEGLPHTAAIVQDKLGLPTHVAAFDISLGCSGYVYGLYAMKGFMEAAGLKNGLLITADPYSKIVDPEDRNTTMLFGDAATVTWMGEGAQWQLGKAKFGTDGGGAAHLKVSDGVFFMNGRQVFNFALLKVPAHLHELLGESQLAPADIDLFCIHQGSAAIVDAVARRFEDDPDKFVKDMVETGNTVSSSIPLLLEKHVLGSRHQRVALSGFGVGLSWGSAIIERND; the protein is encoded by the coding sequence ATGATTGGCATCAAAAGCATTGCGAGTTACGTACCTGTCGAGGGTGTGGACAACTACGCCCAGGGTGCGAAATTCGCCAAGGACCAGGAATTCATTCTCGGCAAGATCGGTTCGACCTTCCTGCCGCGCAAAGACGCAGGCCAGGAAACCTCCGACCTGTGTGTGGAGGCGGTAAAGGCCCTGTTCGCTGCCAATCCGAGCCTGGTGCCTGAGTCCATCGACGCCCTGATTGTCGTTACCCAGAACGGCGACGAAGAAGGTTTGCCGCACACTGCAGCCATCGTCCAGGACAAACTGGGCCTGCCGACCCACGTGGCGGCCTTCGATATTTCCCTGGGCTGCTCGGGCTATGTCTACGGCTTGTATGCCATGAAAGGCTTCATGGAGGCGGCGGGGCTGAAAAACGGTCTGCTGATCACCGCTGACCCTTACTCGAAGATCGTCGACCCTGAAGACCGCAACACCACCATGCTGTTTGGTGATGCCGCGACTGTTACCTGGATGGGCGAGGGCGCCCAGTGGCAGCTGGGCAAGGCCAAGTTCGGTACTGACGGCGGCGGCGCTGCGCACCTGAAGGTCAGTGACGGGGTGTTCTTCATGAACGGTCGCCAGGTGTTCAACTTTGCCTTGCTCAAGGTGCCGGCGCACCTGCATGAGCTGTTGGGCGAAAGCCAGTTGGCACCGGCTGACATCGACCTGTTCTGTATCCACCAGGGCAGTGCGGCGATTGTCGACGCCGTCGCCCGGCGCTTCGAAGATGACCCGGACAAATTCGTCAAGGACATGGTCGAGACGGGTAACACCGTGTCGTCGAGCATTCCCTTGCTGCTTGAGAAGCACGTGCTCGGTTCGCGCCACCAGCGCGTTGCCTTGAGCGGTTTCGGTGTAGGTCTTTCGTGGGGCTCGGCGATTATCGAGCGCAACGACTGA
- a CDS encoding glycosyltransferase produces the protein MSNTLGVDGYRLEQAMARLQLIYTKPAHPYYIAAPDYRETSSGVCTLHYLCHALNLSGREAYICGGKVVNPELKTPLLDQATADRHIASGKVPITVYPEVTSGNPLSGKVVARYLLNVEGFLTGRAMEEEPDDLLFYYDARIAAKKGVSVADLLCFPIIDISLFNAPDPSVPRQGHYLYQNRHPLDQVDYASLPAGIRLLSVANPLSLVELAKVLRSAEVLYSYEWSMTCAIAVLCGCPVIFMAGHSVDQVFLDGIFFGRQGFALSDETDALEVARAGVQGALQRYVAVTEPFWQQLDVFIEKTQAAAQQQALADKQGMLAWLEQRCPEEPQRAALMQRLASGRAPMLGVLVLGSDDADQALMRTLESLAPDQCLYRHLQVVTLGAASPASDVPGLSVHHRPCQAAQRSEVINRVVADSGCDWFMVVEAGVEFTPGGLLLVALELANAADACVAAYADEAMRMGNGSLGISLRPDLNLDLLLSLPASVSPHWLLRSSEFLAQGGFDTGCGQAFELEYQLRLVEQRGLSGIEHISEPLLVSEALRFADCASEREVVGRHLKARGYAQAHVDSHLPGHYRLDYGHADQPMVSIVILLDGALEQFQRCIEALLQHTDYPCYEVLLLDPGSDEPQVRQWLQGIEQIGGDQLRVLSFAQGQCPALLRNDAGRLARGEYLLWLDATAAPIAKGWLQQLLNHAQRPEVAAVGAKLLSMNGRIHHAGLVLGLRGPVGRVFAGYAHSDSGYMQRLTVDQNYSALSGECLMVRRDLFVEAGGFDEAPALARWMDVDLCLRLRQAGYLNVWTPHAQLLIDRPAMADASVEEEDALYARWLPVLAHDPAYNRHLSLAHAGGFKVASLQSTWQPPQGQREMPVLVVHPLDQGELGYSRVVRPFNGLKAAGYIDGRVSPGLTPLVELERLAADVVVFQGGLDAPRLEVMRRIQAFSRAFTVLELSDYLPDLPVGSARREGLGEDVFHSLQQALGCVDRLVVPTAALAQAFAGLHGDIRVVETRLSIDAWRHVKGQRRTAGRPRLGWVGSSEQASDLEVIAPVIKALTADVEWVFFGFCPNSLRPYVHEYHEGVEVQQYPQKLAGLNLDLALVPLQQTLFNVCRGNQRQLEFGACAVPVICSDIGQEQDDLPVSRVHNSYEHWIEAIGLHLANLDAAQRRGDELRDAVHRCWMLDEDHLQRWRSAWLPA, from the coding sequence ATGTCGAATACCCTGGGCGTTGATGGGTATAGGCTTGAGCAGGCGATGGCTCGCTTGCAGCTGATCTATACCAAGCCGGCGCATCCCTACTATATTGCGGCGCCGGATTACCGGGAGACGTCTTCAGGAGTCTGCACGCTTCATTACCTGTGCCACGCGTTGAACCTGAGCGGCCGCGAGGCCTATATTTGCGGCGGCAAGGTGGTCAACCCCGAGCTGAAAACGCCACTGCTCGACCAGGCGACCGCCGATCGCCATATCGCCAGCGGCAAGGTGCCCATTACGGTCTATCCGGAAGTCACCAGCGGCAACCCGCTCAGCGGCAAAGTAGTCGCACGCTACCTGTTGAACGTCGAGGGCTTCCTGACGGGCAGGGCGATGGAGGAAGAGCCGGACGATCTGCTGTTCTATTACGATGCGCGGATCGCCGCCAAGAAGGGGGTCAGTGTCGCCGACCTGCTGTGCTTCCCGATTATCGATATCTCGCTGTTCAATGCACCTGATCCTAGCGTGCCTCGCCAGGGGCATTACCTGTATCAGAACCGGCATCCTCTGGATCAGGTGGACTATGCCTCGCTGCCTGCAGGCATTCGCCTGCTCAGTGTTGCCAACCCGCTGTCGCTGGTTGAACTGGCCAAGGTCCTGCGCAGTGCCGAAGTGCTGTACAGCTATGAATGGTCGATGACCTGTGCCATTGCTGTGCTATGCGGTTGCCCGGTGATCTTCATGGCCGGGCACAGCGTCGATCAGGTGTTTCTCGACGGTATCTTCTTCGGCAGGCAAGGTTTTGCCTTGTCGGATGAAACCGATGCGCTGGAGGTTGCCCGTGCCGGGGTGCAGGGGGCCTTGCAGCGTTACGTCGCGGTCACCGAGCCGTTCTGGCAGCAGCTGGATGTCTTCATTGAAAAAACCCAGGCGGCAGCGCAACAGCAGGCACTGGCGGACAAGCAAGGCATGCTGGCCTGGCTCGAGCAGCGCTGCCCCGAAGAACCGCAACGCGCGGCATTGATGCAGCGCCTGGCCAGCGGCCGCGCGCCGATGCTGGGCGTGCTGGTGCTGGGTAGTGACGACGCTGATCAGGCGTTGATGCGTACCCTTGAGAGCCTTGCTCCCGATCAGTGCCTTTATCGCCACCTGCAGGTGGTGACCCTCGGGGCTGCGTCGCCAGCGTCAGACGTGCCGGGTTTATCGGTGCACCACCGGCCGTGCCAGGCAGCGCAGCGTAGCGAGGTCATCAACCGGGTCGTGGCCGACAGCGGCTGCGACTGGTTCATGGTGGTCGAGGCGGGGGTCGAGTTCACCCCTGGCGGTTTGTTGCTGGTGGCCCTGGAGCTTGCCAATGCAGCCGATGCCTGTGTTGCCGCCTACGCTGACGAAGCCATGCGCATGGGCAACGGCTCGTTGGGTATTTCGCTTCGGCCAGACCTGAACCTTGATCTGCTTTTGAGCCTGCCGGCCAGTGTCTCGCCGCACTGGCTGTTGCGAAGTAGCGAGTTCCTGGCGCAAGGCGGCTTCGATACCGGCTGTGGCCAGGCGTTCGAGCTGGAGTACCAGCTGCGCCTGGTCGAGCAGCGCGGCTTGAGTGGTATCGAGCATATCAGTGAGCCGCTGTTGGTCAGCGAAGCGTTGCGCTTCGCTGACTGTGCCAGCGAGCGGGAGGTGGTAGGGCGTCATCTCAAGGCCCGGGGCTATGCTCAGGCGCACGTCGATTCGCACCTGCCTGGCCACTATCGACTGGACTATGGGCATGCCGATCAGCCCATGGTGAGCATTGTGATTTTGCTCGATGGTGCCCTCGAACAGTTCCAGCGCTGCATTGAGGCGCTGTTGCAGCACACCGACTACCCCTGCTACGAGGTCCTGTTGCTCGATCCGGGAAGTGACGAACCGCAAGTGCGCCAATGGTTGCAGGGGATCGAGCAAATCGGTGGCGATCAGTTGCGGGTGCTGTCTTTTGCCCAGGGCCAGTGCCCGGCACTGTTGCGCAATGACGCAGGGCGACTGGCGCGCGGTGAGTACCTGCTGTGGCTGGATGCGACAGCGGCGCCGATTGCCAAGGGCTGGTTGCAGCAGTTGCTCAATCACGCCCAGCGTCCGGAGGTCGCAGCCGTGGGCGCCAAGCTGCTGTCGATGAACGGCAGGATTCACCACGCTGGGCTGGTTCTGGGCTTGCGCGGGCCGGTGGGACGGGTATTTGCCGGCTACGCTCACAGCGACTCCGGCTACATGCAGCGGCTCACGGTCGATCAGAATTACTCGGCGCTCAGCGGTGAATGCCTGATGGTACGCCGCGACCTGTTTGTCGAGGCCGGCGGGTTTGACGAGGCGCCTGCACTGGCGCGCTGGATGGACGTCGATCTGTGCTTGCGCCTGCGCCAGGCCGGTTACCTCAACGTCTGGACGCCTCATGCACAACTGTTGATCGACAGGCCGGCAATGGCCGATGCCAGTGTGGAAGAAGAGGACGCCCTGTATGCGCGCTGGTTGCCGGTGCTGGCCCATGATCCGGCCTACAACCGCCATCTGTCACTGGCCCATGCCGGTGGCTTCAAGGTCGCCAGCCTGCAGTCGACCTGGCAGCCGCCACAGGGGCAGCGAGAGATGCCGGTGCTGGTGGTCCATCCGCTTGATCAGGGTGAACTGGGCTATTCGCGGGTAGTGCGTCCATTCAATGGCTTGAAGGCTGCCGGTTACATCGATGGCCGGGTGTCGCCGGGGTTGACGCCCCTGGTCGAGCTGGAGCGCCTGGCAGCGGATGTAGTGGTGTTCCAGGGTGGGCTGGATGCACCGCGCCTTGAAGTCATGCGGCGGATTCAGGCGTTCTCGCGTGCCTTTACGGTTCTGGAGCTGAGCGACTACCTGCCGGATCTGCCGGTGGGCAGTGCCCGCCGTGAGGGCCTGGGCGAGGATGTGTTCCACAGCCTGCAGCAAGCCCTGGGGTGCGTCGACCGCCTGGTGGTGCCGACGGCGGCGCTGGCACAGGCGTTTGCCGGCCTGCATGGCGATATCCGGGTGGTCGAGACGCGCTTGTCGATCGACGCCTGGCGCCATGTAAAGGGGCAGCGCCGAACGGCTGGCCGGCCTCGCCTGGGGTGGGTCGGCAGCAGCGAGCAGGCAAGTGACCTGGAGGTTATCGCGCCCGTTATCAAGGCCTTGACTGCGGATGTCGAGTGGGTTTTCTTCGGCTTCTGCCCCAATAGCCTGCGGCCCTATGTACACGAGTACCACGAGGGTGTCGAAGTTCAGCAGTACCCACAAAAGCTGGCAGGCTTGAACCTGGACCTCGCTCTGGTGCCGCTGCAGCAGACCCTGTTCAATGTTTGCAGAGGTAACCAGCGTCAACTGGAGTTCGGCGCATGCGCCGTGCCGGTGATCTGTAGCGACATCGGCCAGGAGCAGGACGACTTGCCCGTGTCCCGTGTGCACAACAGCTACGAGCACTGGATCGAGGCTATTGGCCTGCACCTGGCCAATCTTGATGCTGCCCAGCGCCGCGGTGATGAGCTCAGGGATGCCGTTCATCGGTGCTGGATGCTCGACGAGGATCATCTGCAGCGTTGGCGCAGCGCCTGGTTGCCCGCCTGA